The Salvelinus sp. IW2-2015 linkage group LG6.2, ASM291031v2, whole genome shotgun sequence genome window below encodes:
- the LOC111965771 gene encoding nitric oxide-associated protein 1-like — protein MIDKXEEKDHTLFNPSPDVGLXLNELKDAHWLYDTPGVMKENDVLNLLTEQEVKVVVPTQAIVRRTFVLKPGMLLFLGALGRIDYLQVGWQ, from the exons ATGATTGACAAGGRGGAGGAGAAAGACCATACTCTTTTCAACCCTTCTCCAGATGTGGGCTTGRCGCTCAACGAACTGAAAGATGCCCACTGGCTCTATGACACCCCTGGTGTCATGAAAGAGAATGAC GTCCTCAATCTGTTGACCGAGCAAGAGGTGAAGGTGGTCGTGCCCACACAAGCCATCGTACGCAGGACGTTTGTGTTGAAACCTGGAATGTTGCTGTTCCTGGGAGCTYTAGGACGAATTGATTACCTTCAG GTTGGGTGGCAGTGA
- the LOC111965772 gene encoding RE1-silencing transcription factor B, which translates to MASQTVYPMGLVMYATSAGMPMMEDAQGLAELPHNELPAPQLVMLANVACENPTEGKEMMELQTVGSSSYSDSEDENIIRYSYDSHEREMCIVDYPESPRVALSQVEEIEDEVEVEEEEGMDLSKPSEQRPSSPPTPFTPSTPLGMIMESAKKKKPFFCKPCNYQAQREEEFVTHIQIHSANRMIVVKRVEGDKARAKETSAGPDQEAXSGDSGANNKGVIRCERCGYNTNRYDHYMAHLKHHEKEGDDQRVYKCTICTYTTVSQYHWRKHLRNHFPSKLFTCNQCCYFSDRKNNYVQHIRTHTGERPFRCPYCEYSSSQKTHLTRHMRTHSGERPFKCDRCNYLAANQHEVTRHSRQVHNGPKPLCCPHCPYKTADRSNYKKHVELHLNPRQFLCPVCKYAASKKCNLQYHIKSRHPGCPQIAMDVSKVKLRVKKPDSDEFTDEYTIVNGIAKFELSAIADEEEDMEERPAISGADKQSIHINLSTKKSSNPXPLQAAESVATDKTHKKCCVSPLKETPKKAKDKAEKKVTLKRKSTEMSSENTKQHVTLKETAAAVQTTGNKVKRRPKKQMXGKTSVQDKSEIKETVEKVQKASLEEDGVEKEKSVKERLEKDMLERENTEKVKEENKKLEKEKKEQLGTLKNEREGKENKNTTKSKKSPSKKMEKVVEKTVTKAPQSLDAPVEKQGEKSRTKPLKRKAAEALDLSMKESPEEPCTDIKAKRLKIKAAHKSQSKASIPQSMTTEPCPVSEQENPANQIMNSPVVKKSNKTEASCEETEASSENKGCSIIENSISLPENKKCPATKLQPAVLQGEQQASDQETVPTMHTSTSQDTTPQAEQAKVADQAEETPTPEDESPSPLEIDGSPDFRRPQGEPSTPSLELPRPRGKPTETEEDEGIHSHDGGSEISDSASEGSDDSGLNGLATAAGKLANDPETPTEEIPTPTELKSHMCIFCDRTFPLEVEYRRHLNRHLVNVYYLDNASKLDQ; encoded by the exons ATGGCTTCTCAGACGGTATATCCAATGGGGTTGGTCATGTATGCCACCTCAGCTGGCATGCCCATGATGGAGGATGCCCAGGGGTTGGCTGAGCTTCCACACAATGAGCTGCCGGCCCCACAGCTGGTCATGCTCGCCAACGTAGCCTGTGAAAATCCAACAGAAGGGAAGGAGATGATGGAGCTCCAAACCGTCGGCAGCAGCAGCTACTCCGATAGTGAAGACGAGAACATCATCAGATACAGTTACGATAGCCATGAGAGAGAGATGTGCATTGTAGACTACCCAGAGTCTCCACGGGTGGCCCTTTCCCAGGTTGAGGAGATTGAAGATGAAGTAGAAGTAGAAGAGGAAGAAGGGATGGACCTGTCCAAACCCTCTGAACAGCGCCCTTCTAGCCCTCCCACCCCTTTTACCCCTTCTACACCTCTGGGCATGATCATGGAGTCAGCTAAGAAGAAGAAACCCTTCTTCTGTAAACCCTGCAACTACCAGGCTCAGCGAGAGGAGGAGTTTGTAACCCACATCCAAATCCACAGCGCCAATAGGATGATTGTGGTGAAACGCGTGGAGGGGGACAAGGCACGGGCAAAAGAGACTTCGGCTGGACCAGATCAAGAGGCGGAKAGCGGTGATAGCGGGGCCAACAACAAAGGGGTGATCCGCTGTGAGCGCTGCGGCTACAACACCAACCGCTACGACCATTACATGGCTCACCTCAAGCACCACGAGAAGGAGGGYGATGACCAGAGGGTCTACAAATGCACCATCTGCACTTATACCACCGTCAGCCAGTACCACTGGAGGAAGCACCTCAGGAACCATTTCCCCAGTAAGCTCTTCACCTGCAACCAGTGCTGCTATTTCTCGGACCGTAAGAACAACTACGTGCAGCATATCCGCACCCACACAG GGGAGCGTCCTTTtcgatgtccgtactgtgagtaCTCAAGCTCCCAGAAGACCCATCTTACCAGGCATATGAGAACCCACTCAG GTGAAAGGCCTTTCAAATGTGACCGCTGCAACTACCTGGCTGCCAATCAGCATGAGGTGACACGCCATTCCAGACAGGTTCACAATGGGCCCAAGCCCCTGTGCTGCCCCCACTGTCCATACAAGACGGCTGATCGCAGCAACTACAAAAAGCATGTGGAGCTCCACCTCAACCCGCGTCAGTTCCTTTGCCCTGTCTGCAAGTACGCCGCTTCCAAGAAGTGTAACCTGCAGTATCACATCAAATCTAGACACCCCGGCTGCCCACAGATTGCAATGGATGTGTCAAAGGTCAAGCTGCGTGTCAAGAAACCTGATTCTGATGAATTCACTGATGAGTACACCATCGTGAATGGAATTGCAAAGTTTGAGTTGTCTGCAATtgctgatgaggaggaggacatggaggagagaCCAGCGATCTCTGGAGCTGATAAACAATCAATCCATATCAATCTCTCGACCAAGAAGAGCAGCAATCCCRGCCCTCTTCAAGCTGCAGAAAGTGTAGCAACGGACAAGACCCACAAGAAATGTTGTGTCTCCCCACTCAAAGAGACACCTAAAAAGGCAAAGGACAAGGCAGAGAAAAAGGTAACACTGAAACGCAAGAGTACAGAGATGAGCAGTGAGAATACAAAGCAGCATGTTACCCTGAAGGAGACAGCAGCTGCAGTTCAAACCACAGGTAATAAAGTTAAGAGACGTCCCAAAAAACAGATGARGGGGAAAACGAGTGTTCAGGATAAGAGTGAAATAAAGGAAACCGTGGAAAAAGTTCAAAAGGCGAGTTTGGAAGAGGACGGTGTTGAGAAGGAGAAATCGGTCAAGGAGAGGTTAGAGAAAGACATGCTGGAGAGGGAGAATACGGAGAAAGTGAAGGAGGAAAACAAGAAGCTGGAGAAGGAGAAAAAAGAGCAGCTGGGAACACTGAAGAAtgagagggaaggaaaagagaacaaaaacacaacaaaatcgAAGAAGAGTCCTTCTAAAAAAATGGAGAAAGTGGTTGAAAAGACTGTTACAAAAGCACCTCAAAGTCTGGACGCACCAGTGGAAAaacagggagagaagagcaggacGAAGCCGCTAAAGAGAAAGGCTGCAGAGGCCTTGGACTTATCAATGAAGGAATCTCCTGAGGAGCCCTGCACCGACATAAAGGCCAAACGGTTAAAAATCAAGGCTGCTCACAAGTCACAATCAAAAGCCAGTATCCCCCAAAGCATGACGACTGAGCCTTGTCCAGTGTCAGAACAGGAGAACCCAGCGAACCAGATTATGAACTCGCCTGTAGTGAAAAAGAGCAACAAGACAGAAGCAAGCTGTGAAGAGACYGAGGCTTCCAGTGAGAACAAGGGGTGTTCCATCATTGAGAACTCTATTAGCCTCCCTGAAAACAAAAAGTGTCCAGCTACAAAGCTTCAGCCAGCAGTTCTGCAGGGAGAGCAGCAGGCGTCTGACCAGGAGACTGTCCCCACTATGCATACCTCTACATCTCAGGACACAACTCCACAGGCTGAGCAGGCTAAAGTCGCCGACCAAGCAGAGGAAACTCCTACTCCTGAAGACGAGTCCCCATCTCCCTTAGAAATTGACGGCTCTCCCGATTTCAGACGGCCACAAGGAGAACCATCAACACCCTCCCTGGAGCTCCCTAGGCCAAGAGGAAAGCCTACCGAAACTGAAGAGGACGAGGGCATCCACAGCCATGACGGAGGAAGTGAGATCAGTGATAGCGCCTCGGAGGGCAGTGACGACTCGGGGCTCAACGGACTGGCCACTGCCGCCGGCAAACTGGCCAATGACCCTGAAACTCCCACAGAAGAGATTCCGACTCCTACTGAACTCAAGAGTCACATGTGTATTTTCTGTGACCGTACCTTCCCCTTGGAGGTGGAGTACCGTCGGCACCTGAATCGTCACYTGGTGAATGTGTACTATCTTGACAATGCATCCAAGCTGGACCAGTGA